The Pleurodeles waltl isolate 20211129_DDA chromosome 6, aPleWal1.hap1.20221129, whole genome shotgun sequence genome has a segment encoding these proteins:
- the LOC138301773 gene encoding dual specificity phosphatase 29-like gives MSTVFRFIDFLITFKLWSVCGQMLRDDSSPDVDERYSAMDTDKLQCLGITHILNAAHDTQEVSTEAIYYKCLPITYFGVQAYNERTFDMSCFFSDATCFIDQAMRTPGGKVLVYSVKGESRAATLVLAYLMIYRNMCLVDAIRTVSARRFIYPNEAFLQQLRCLDMQL, from the exons ATGTCAACTGTCTTCCGCTTTATTGACTTCCTGATTACTTTTaaactgtggtcagtttgtgggcaGATGCTAAGAGATGATAGTTCACCAGATGTTGATGAAAG ATATTCTGCAATGGACACCGATAAACTGCAGTGCCTAGGCATCACACACATCCTGAATGCAGCACACGATACCCAGGAAGTTAGCACCGAAGCTATATACTACAAATGTTTGCCCATTACCTATTTCGGGGTGCAGGCTTACAATGAACGAACCTTTGACATGAGCTGCTTtttctctgacgccacctgcttcATAGATCAGGCAATGAGGACTCCAGGAG GTAAAGTGCTTGTGTACAGTGTTAAGGGAGAAAGCCGTGCAGCCACACTGGTTCTCGCTTACTTGATGATCTATCGAAACATGTGCCTTGTTGATGCTATACGTACTGTGAGTGCCAGGAGGTTTATCTATCCCAATGAAGCATTCCTGCAGCAACTCCGATGCCTGGATATGCAGTTGTGA